In Candidatus Stygibacter australis, a single window of DNA contains:
- a CDS encoding choice-of-anchor Q domain-containing protein, translating into MKKYFVLIVFFALFWIIQGATIIVDIEGNGDYISIQEGINASADGDTVLVYPGRYYENTDFNGKSIALGSLEMTTGNRDYIHNTIIDGNQAGCCVAVHNNEGEGTALRGFTITNGIGFLDGSRRYGGGIYASESIIEITNCIVEYNKAIVGGGILIEGGQVNLTGSTFRFNYGTKYGGGIASYNLNNSIEYSEVNRCNVYENFSLLGFDVHNSTESGSCTEVIVDTFTVSEPWGYEFYQGDGDFIQDYESMIFDVQHYKYERVESDLFVSTSGNDSNSGLSIEYPLQTINHALRIISADEENPRTIHLANGIYTTIFNYQLFPISMRGNVSIVGESRDNTIIDLSIGHQGFVIDLFSEMNYELKNFTVRNAFVDENDTFYNKGFYLSNRLNYDGQIIIENIKMEDNDMMMLISASNMNIVIKDVIFNSNHYSSDIVTATGAFRYNKRGNAARHVLLENIKSTNNEEGSLYLVSPESIEPEVCQIDLVNSEFSDNYYVNNQSPDFHVGLSIDTVGEMNFNIINCTFTNNHMTGPTIGSAPIRLLFGSNTNIINSIIYNNTDHSIIIEGESGFLTTLNMHHNIVEGGLDGFITHQPYVLNWDEETNWDTDPLFLGEGDYPYSLQEGSPAINMGTTILPEGIELPEYDLAGNPRIMGNGIELGAYEYNPYGNSTDENVIEINNDLLVYPNPISISITRDAKANILWLGEGFGDELSIEIFNIKGQKLRKLKIDPLSYNYSATRDVKLKMNSASWDLCDQAGEIVSSGVYFVRVKAGNEYIAQCKLTVVK; encoded by the coding sequence ATGAAGAAGTATTTTGTTCTTATTGTTTTTTTTGCTTTGTTTTGGATAATACAGGGAGCTACAATTATTGTTGATATTGAGGGTAATGGAGATTATATATCTATCCAGGAAGGGATCAATGCCAGTGCTGATGGAGATACAGTGCTTGTTTATCCAGGCAGGTATTATGAAAATACAGATTTCAATGGGAAGAGTATTGCTCTTGGCAGCCTGGAAATGACCACTGGTAATAGAGATTATATTCACAATACGATAATTGATGGCAATCAAGCTGGATGCTGTGTGGCTGTTCATAATAATGAAGGAGAAGGTACAGCTCTTAGAGGATTTACTATTACAAATGGGATAGGTTTTCTGGATGGTTCAAGGAGATATGGAGGAGGGATATATGCTTCAGAATCTATTATTGAGATCACTAATTGTATCGTAGAATATAATAAAGCCATAGTAGGTGGCGGTATTTTAATAGAAGGTGGGCAGGTTAATTTAACAGGAAGTACTTTCAGATTTAATTATGGAACTAAATATGGAGGAGGAATTGCGAGTTATAATTTAAATAATTCTATAGAGTACTCAGAAGTAAATAGATGTAATGTGTATGAAAATTTTTCTCTTTTGGGGTTTGATGTACATAATTCAACAGAAAGTGGATCGTGCACAGAGGTAATTGTTGATACTTTCACAGTATCAGAACCTTGGGGTTATGAATTTTATCAGGGTGATGGGGACTTTATTCAAGACTATGAAAGTATGATCTTTGATGTCCAGCATTACAAATATGAACGAGTAGAATCTGATCTATTTGTATCAACTTCAGGAAATGATTCCAATAGTGGACTTTCAATAGAATATCCATTGCAAACAATCAATCATGCCTTGAGAATAATCTCTGCAGATGAAGAAAATCCCCGAACAATACATTTAGCTAATGGCATTTACACAACCATATTCAATTATCAATTATTTCCAATCAGTATGAGAGGTAATGTTTCTATTGTAGGAGAATCAAGAGACAACACGATCATTGATCTTAGTATAGGTCATCAGGGGTTTGTAATAGACTTATTTAGTGAAATGAATTACGAGTTAAAGAATTTTACAGTTAGAAACGCTTTTGTTGACGAGAATGATACTTTTTATAATAAAGGGTTTTATCTATCAAATAGATTGAATTATGATGGTCAAATAATTATAGAGAATATAAAAATGGAAGATAATGATATGATGATGTTGATTTCAGCGAGCAATATGAATATTGTTATAAAAGATGTCATTTTTAATAGCAATCATTACAGCTCTGATATTGTAACCGCTACAGGTGCTTTTCGCTATAATAAACGAGGTAATGCTGCCAGACATGTATTATTAGAGAACATAAAAAGCACTAATAATGAGGAAGGGAGTTTATATTTAGTGAGTCCAGAAAGCATAGAGCCTGAAGTTTGCCAGATTGATTTGGTGAATTCAGAATTCAGTGATAATTATTACGTTAATAATCAATCACCAGATTTTCATGTAGGACTTTCAATTGATACGGTAGGTGAGATGAATTTTAATATAATCAACTGTACTTTCACTAATAATCACATGACTGGACCTACGATTGGCAGCGCACCGATAAGATTATTATTTGGGTCGAATACTAATATCATTAACAGCATAATTTATAATAATACTGATCATTCGATAATCATAGAAGGAGAAAGTGGTTTTTTAACAACTCTGAATATGCATCATAATATAGTGGAAGGTGGACTTGATGGATTTATAACCCATCAGCCCTATGTGCTAAACTGGGATGAGGAGACAAACTGGGATACTGATCCGCTTTTTTTAGGAGAAGGAGATTATCCCTACTCGTTACAGGAAGGGTCACCGGCAATAAATATGGGAACAACTATTTTGCCCGAAGGAATTGAGCTTCCTGAATATGATCTGGCAGGCAATCCGCGGATCATGGGTAATGGGATTGAGCTGGGAGCTTATGAATATAATCCTTATGGCAATTCTACTGATGAGAATGTTATTGAAATCAATAATGATCTGCTTGTTTACCCAAATCCAATATCTATAAGCATTACAAGAGATGCAAAGGCAAATATCTTATGGCTGGGAGAAGGTTTTGGGGATGAATTATCTATTGAAATATTTAATATTAAAGGGCAGAAACTGCGTAAATTGAAAATTGATCCGCTTTCATATAATTACAGCGCGACAAGAGATGTAAAATTGAAAATGAATTCAGCATCTTGGGATTTATGTGATCAAGCAGGTGAAATAGTGAGTAGTGGGGTATATTTCGTAAGAGTGAAAGCCGGGAACGAATATATTGCTCAGTGTAAGTTGACAGTGGTGAAATAA
- a CDS encoding T9SS type A sorting domain-containing protein, whose amino-acid sequence MCKRFFLIVLLVTIAFLQATIEVDDDYTPAAQGWGVTKFDNIQDAVDAYPNGAEILIHAGTYQDDDETSGVVILTNPNENIVHYELIGDSSENTIIDGENERRCVNIYSQGEMPIMYVGLTNLKLINGDAQDGAGILAALNTRLTVNNCVIKDNEASVKGGGICSINSGTCAMNLLSIYNSDVSDNQAQHGGGIYYRDSQNYHNPVTIEGSIIKNNTAVLGKGGGLNLQYCVLDFNNLIIIDNEVTGTGDMGTGGGIFCQDMETDPDANVINACLITGNLASTSGGALYSSYEDEGSEFELTMLTIYDNSSTNGVGGIHLESFEAHMDILNCIVYANDGQDQINNTGNGEVDISYSCIENGTTTNSNITSIPRVDTNNNCSLYYYSPCIDAGNPSTTYDDPDGSRADMGWKYHEQDIYTWQYGIFERAYLWKSFPKLPFAPPEDENTGQAIDVDEAWESWNPIPDGLYAWYGREDELHEYGEYVAGYWDWDNEIDVYSTNGYKMEKDNGGGCLMFSRGLKCLDNTVMTLAEGGIGWLGYFLEDSQLVLDAFPSEVIDDAIVIKTMDWSISRPNTDSRWSGTPASCYINYADCVLITTVDDEHEFRWETPARSSEPELRPVAEHFTFNDDIDYIPVYVEFDENDIPNEVAVYVNDVCCGAQVVEDTISQICAYILEEEQGEEIEFAFWYEGRNSVERRKSYLVYNLETDLYESGSLITGMPGIHYEVSFKDHYENVAPIEYDLNCYPNPFNPEITISFSTTEGTKYTEITIFNVKGQKVKTLVSELFRPDDYNIVWKGDDNAGNKVSSGVYYIRLQVGEDIVNRKVILMK is encoded by the coding sequence ATGTGCAAGAGATTTTTTTTAATTGTTTTGCTTGTAACGATAGCATTTTTGCAGGCAACCATAGAAGTAGATGATGATTATACGCCCGCGGCACAAGGTTGGGGAGTGACGAAATTTGATAATATTCAGGATGCAGTGGACGCTTATCCTAATGGTGCAGAAATCCTTATACACGCTGGAACTTATCAGGATGATGATGAAACAAGCGGAGTTGTGATACTTACAAATCCCAATGAAAATATTGTTCATTATGAATTGATTGGTGACAGTTCGGAAAATACGATTATTGATGGAGAAAATGAAAGAAGATGTGTTAATATCTATAGTCAAGGAGAGATGCCAATAATGTATGTAGGATTAACTAACCTTAAATTGATAAATGGAGATGCTCAAGATGGAGCAGGAATTCTGGCGGCATTGAACACCCGCCTTACAGTAAATAATTGCGTAATAAAAGATAATGAAGCATCTGTTAAGGGTGGGGGAATTTGTAGTATTAATTCCGGTACATGTGCCATGAATTTATTAAGCATTTATAACAGTGATGTATCAGATAATCAAGCCCAACATGGAGGTGGAATTTATTATCGTGATTCACAGAACTACCATAACCCTGTAACGATAGAGGGAAGTATTATAAAAAATAATACTGCTGTATTAGGAAAAGGAGGAGGATTAAATCTACAATATTGCGTTTTAGATTTCAATAACCTGATAATTATAGATAATGAAGTTACTGGTACAGGTGATATGGGTACTGGAGGTGGTATTTTTTGTCAAGATATGGAAACCGATCCTGATGCTAATGTAATTAATGCATGTCTTATCACAGGTAATCTTGCTTCAACAAGTGGAGGGGCATTATATTCCTCATATGAAGATGAGGGAAGTGAATTTGAATTAACAATGTTGACTATTTATGATAACTCCTCCACAAATGGTGTTGGTGGAATACACTTGGAATCTTTTGAAGCTCATATGGATATTCTTAACTGTATAGTTTATGCAAATGATGGACAGGATCAGATCAATAATACTGGAAACGGAGAGGTGGATATCTCGTATTCCTGTATTGAAAATGGCACAACTACTAATAGTAATATTACATCGATACCAAGGGTTGATACAAATAATAACTGTTCATTGTACTACTATAGTCCCTGCATTGATGCAGGTAATCCATCGACTACTTATGATGATCCTGATGGCTCAAGAGCAGATATGGGCTGGAAATATCATGAGCAGGATATATATACCTGGCAGTATGGGATATTTGAACGGGCTTATCTTTGGAAGAGTTTTCCAAAATTGCCCTTTGCTCCACCTGAGGATGAAAATACTGGTCAGGCAATTGATGTAGATGAAGCCTGGGAAAGCTGGAATCCAATTCCTGATGGGTTATATGCCTGGTATGGTAGAGAAGATGAATTACATGAATATGGAGAGTATGTTGCCGGATATTGGGATTGGGACAACGAAATAGATGTTTACAGCACGAATGGTTATAAAATGGAGAAGGATAATGGCGGTGGATGTTTGATGTTTTCCAGAGGTTTGAAGTGCCTGGATAATACAGTTATGACCTTAGCGGAAGGTGGAATCGGGTGGTTAGGATATTTTCTGGAGGACAGCCAGCTTGTTTTAGATGCTTTTCCTTCGGAAGTGATCGATGACGCCATAGTGATCAAGACAATGGACTGGAGCATCAGCCGACCCAATACCGATAGCCGCTGGTCTGGCACACCAGCATCCTGCTATATCAATTATGCTGATTGCGTTCTGATCACCACAGTAGATGATGAACATGAATTCCGCTGGGAAACCCCCGCGCGTAGTAGTGAGCCGGAATTGCGTCCAGTTGCCGAACATTTTACTTTTAATGATGATATTGATTACATCCCTGTATATGTAGAATTTGACGAAAACGATATCCCAAATGAAGTAGCAGTTTACGTAAACGATGTGTGCTGCGGGGCGCAGGTAGTGGAAGATACCATTAGCCAGATATGTGCTTATATCCTGGAAGAAGAGCAGGGAGAAGAAATAGAATTTGCTTTCTGGTATGAAGGAAGAAACTCTGTGGAACGCCGCAAGAGCTATCTGGTATATAATCTGGAAACTGACTTATATGAATCCGGAAGTCTGATCACTGGAATGCCCGGGATTCATTATGAAGTATCTTTTAAAGACCACTATGAGAACGTGGCTCCTATAGAATACGATCTTAACTGCTATCCAAACCCCTTTAATCCTGAAATAACAATATCTTTTTCAACCACAGAGGGCACAAAGTACACAGAGATAACTATTTTCAATGTAAAAGGTCAGAAAGTCAAGACTCTGGTAAGTGAATTATTCCGTCCTGATGATTATAATATAGTCTGGAAGGGAGATGACAATGCAGGTAATAAAGTCAGCAGCGGAGTTTATTACATCAGATTGCAGGTTGGTGAAGATATTGTAAATAGGAAAGTGATATTAATGAAATGA
- a CDS encoding C10 family peptidase, whose amino-acid sequence MKKILVLLILAGICFAWGAAVSIEDAQQVAGNIINERGDLSNLNWTGTYVIGEETPDFYIFNHDNSGYVIVSGDDRAIPVLAYSFESEYDPANLPVQMSDWFFEWQWQMEQIRVNDLSADDKINNEWQRLRVPANEFEIERDLRDVSPMMTSNWNQDSPWNQDCPYGPGQNNPFVFSGCVAVSMAQVMYFWGHPAVGVGSHTYNHSQYGTISCDFSETEFNYDSMQNSYATAETKELQWACGVAVEMDYSSSGSGAQVGYGNYSARNAMVINFDYHPSATFRAKDSSSASTYEAYIREDLDNGMPLIYSGVGNAGGHAFNLDGYQGTSYFHFNFGWSGYGNGYFYLANINPGGSAFNESQGGVFSMFPYEDLSAPYDVTAVVLNENDILLSWDHSELDRSLLGFNVYSNGVLEDTTDPDETSFMFNNLAQGTYLFWVTALFVTGESDMSEMVSATIAPATAPVADAGDDFTAVSGEEVTLDGSGSYDINGDLLSYNWTAPAGIELSNNAISSPVFTAPQVTDETQYTFSLVVSDGTFFSDPDEVTITIVMTDNDENEVSDANLVLLGNYPNPFNPETEIVFNLNSASEVELSIYNLKGQMIRTLVNGNMSAGEQRVIWNGMDSSNNAVGSGIYYYQIRSGRYTSTGKMVLLK is encoded by the coding sequence ATGAAGAAGATATTAGTATTATTGATTTTAGCGGGGATATGTTTTGCTTGGGGTGCAGCCGTGAGTATTGAAGATGCTCAGCAAGTGGCGGGTAATATAATAAATGAACGCGGTGATCTTTCAAATCTTAACTGGACAGGAACTTATGTAATTGGTGAAGAAACGCCGGACTTCTATATATTTAATCATGACAATTCGGGTTATGTAATAGTCTCTGGTGATGATAGAGCCATTCCCGTACTTGCCTACAGTTTTGAAAGTGAATATGATCCAGCCAATCTGCCAGTTCAGATGAGTGACTGGTTTTTTGAATGGCAGTGGCAAATGGAACAGATACGAGTAAATGATCTGTCAGCAGATGATAAAATAAATAATGAATGGCAGCGTTTACGTGTACCTGCAAATGAATTTGAAATTGAACGTGACCTGCGCGATGTGTCACCAATGATGACCAGCAACTGGAATCAGGATTCACCCTGGAATCAGGATTGCCCTTATGGACCGGGTCAAAACAATCCTTTTGTATTTTCAGGTTGTGTGGCAGTATCTATGGCACAGGTAATGTATTTCTGGGGTCATCCCGCTGTTGGGGTTGGTTCTCACACATATAATCACTCACAATATGGCACGATAAGCTGTGATTTCTCAGAGACAGAATTTAATTATGACAGTATGCAAAACAGCTATGCAACAGCTGAGACCAAAGAACTGCAGTGGGCCTGTGGCGTGGCAGTGGAAATGGATTACAGTTCAAGTGGATCCGGAGCACAGGTGGGTTATGGCAATTATAGTGCTCGTAATGCCATGGTGATCAATTTTGATTATCATCCTTCCGCAACATTCAGGGCAAAAGACAGTTCTTCAGCCAGCACTTATGAAGCCTATATCAGAGAAGATCTTGATAATGGCATGCCCCTGATCTATAGTGGTGTGGGTAATGCTGGCGGACATGCCTTCAATCTGGACGGCTATCAGGGTACCAGTTATTTCCATTTCAATTTTGGCTGGTCAGGATATGGAAATGGTTATTTCTATTTAGCAAATATTAATCCTGGTGGCAGCGCTTTCAATGAAAGCCAAGGTGGAGTTTTCAGTATGTTTCCTTATGAAGATCTTTCTGCACCTTATGATGTGACTGCAGTAGTATTAAACGAAAATGATATATTGCTCAGTTGGGATCACAGTGAATTAGATCGCAGTTTACTGGGCTTTAATGTTTATAGTAATGGTGTGCTGGAAGATACTACTGATCCCGACGAGACAAGCTTCATGTTCAATAATCTTGCTCAGGGAACCTATCTCTTCTGGGTGACAGCATTATTTGTAACCGGTGAATCTGATATGAGCGAGATGGTTTCGGCTACAATTGCTCCAGCTACTGCCCCCGTGGCGGATGCTGGAGATGATTTTACTGCTGTTTCTGGTGAAGAAGTTACCCTCGATGGCAGTGGGTCTTATGATATTAATGGTGATCTGCTGAGTTATAACTGGACTGCACCTGCTGGTATCGAGCTTTCTAATAATGCGATTTCCAGTCCCGTATTTACTGCTCCCCAGGTTACAGATGAAACACAATATACATTCAGTCTGGTAGTTTCTGATGGTACATTTTTCAGTGATCCAGATGAAGTTACTATCACTATTGTCATGACCGATAACGACGAAAATGAAGTTTCAGATGCAAATCTGGTACTACTGGGAAATTATCCCAATCCTTTCAATCCTGAAACGGAGATAGTATTTAATCTGAATTCCGCTTCTGAAGTGGAATTGAGCATCTATAACCTGAAAGGTCAGATGATAAGGACTTTGGTTAACGGAAATATGTCTGCTGGTGAACAGCGGGTTATCTGGAACGGCATGGATAGTTCAAATAATGCTGTCGGCAGCGGAATTTATTACTATCAGATCAGATCAGGAAGATATACTTCTACCGGTAAAATGGTACTGTTGAAATAA
- a CDS encoding RDD family protein: MSNTTTGFGFGMKRLAAFIIDFILLFCIYLMAGDAVNGKELSLIILFTVLIIPAVYLIIFWVLAGATPGMLIFRLRMRKIQTGKKPNLLTAVWRFIIFLISLFSFFLGFLWQFWDSRHQTWADKLSGCMIVNKGQDIQESESAADQKKWRVGKILFSISTLIFVIFNMVIQYTEPLLPDTESWLIDYSTEANPEDNGYYQLICFAAGSDEDPFERGYRSIQDANEFIMDYYRLREAGKKRDEFAPQPDLSCKLDIDSNTLISIWQAEDFYNALLADQSFIKSNMDRFSYLQKRYYQIADYPYISTRLFPDIAVISPPLIALVNYHRLFLSNVCLEYLTGDKDEAIDMLLKTFDITNRMLEESDSMIMKLTSSVLMQLSQDTCQKMLNYKQDFDPSYEKLLNGIPALSWEALSFRNAYVYEYNIEASYTVSMLDSPYGFLDYKVDLEDIRNANPPLLKASQIINFSLRAFKQYIAISELPYPQFAQEISNPSLPKPHFIEYFNNTVGVALEMSRIDSVYYRYLVMVRDLELKSTMLRAAASIKHHEIASSDVQLFLDNNKDKWYNLYSDEPFNWDEASQEISFTGPMPEEFPDKRKLKLSLD; this comes from the coding sequence ATGAGTAATACCACTACTGGTTTTGGTTTCGGAATGAAACGTCTTGCAGCCTTTATTATTGATTTTATTCTGCTGTTCTGTATCTACCTGATGGCAGGAGATGCTGTAAATGGAAAAGAACTATCCCTGATAATTTTGTTTACTGTACTGATCATCCCGGCAGTTTATCTGATCATATTCTGGGTTTTAGCTGGAGCCACGCCGGGTATGCTGATTTTCCGTCTGCGAATGCGTAAGATACAAACTGGTAAGAAACCAAATTTACTGACTGCTGTCTGGCGATTTATAATATTCCTTATCTCCTTGTTTTCATTTTTCCTGGGATTTCTTTGGCAATTTTGGGATAGCCGACACCAGACCTGGGCAGACAAGCTTTCTGGATGCATGATCGTGAATAAAGGACAGGATATTCAGGAAAGTGAATCTGCTGCTGATCAAAAGAAATGGCGGGTTGGTAAAATCCTTTTTTCCATTTCCACTCTGATATTTGTGATTTTTAATATGGTCATCCAATATACAGAACCACTATTGCCAGACACTGAGTCCTGGTTAATTGATTACAGCACAGAGGCAAACCCTGAGGATAACGGTTATTACCAATTGATCTGCTTTGCTGCTGGAAGCGATGAAGACCCGTTTGAAAGAGGTTATAGATCCATCCAGGATGCAAATGAATTCATTATGGACTATTATAGATTACGGGAAGCAGGAAAAAAAAGAGACGAATTCGCACCACAACCAGATCTTAGCTGTAAGCTGGACATTGATTCCAATACGTTGATCTCTATCTGGCAGGCAGAAGATTTCTATAATGCGTTACTTGCTGACCAGTCATTTATAAAATCAAATATGGACAGATTTAGTTATCTGCAAAAACGTTATTACCAGATAGCAGATTATCCATATATCAGCACAAGACTCTTCCCTGATATAGCAGTGATATCTCCACCTTTGATAGCACTGGTCAATTATCATCGTCTCTTTTTATCCAATGTCTGCCTGGAATATCTGACTGGTGATAAAGATGAAGCAATTGATATGCTGTTAAAGACCTTTGATATAACTAATCGAATGCTGGAAGAAAGCGATTCTATGATCATGAAACTCACAAGCTCTGTTTTGATGCAGCTTTCGCAGGATACCTGCCAGAAAATGCTCAATTATAAGCAGGATTTTGATCCTTCTTATGAAAAATTGCTCAATGGGATACCTGCCCTAAGCTGGGAAGCTCTGAGCTTTCGTAATGCTTATGTCTATGAATATAATATTGAAGCTTCTTACACGGTTTCCATGCTGGATTCTCCTTATGGCTTTCTTGATTATAAAGTTGATCTGGAAGATATCAGAAACGCCAATCCTCCCTTATTGAAAGCAAGTCAAATAATCAATTTCAGTCTCAGGGCTTTCAAGCAATACATTGCTATTTCTGAGTTACCCTATCCTCAATTTGCTCAAGAAATCTCAAATCCCAGCTTACCAAAACCCCACTTCATTGAATACTTCAATAACACAGTGGGAGTTGCTTTGGAAATGTCAAGGATAGATAGTGTTTATTACCGTTATCTTGTTATGGTAAGGGACCTTGAACTGAAAAGCACTATGTTACGTGCAGCGGCAAGTATTAAGCATCATGAAATAGCCTCAAGTGATGTACAATTATTCCTGGATAATAATAAAGATAAATGGTATAATCTTTATTCCGACGAACCATTTAACTGGGATGAAGCGAGCCAGGAAATATCTTTCACAGGACCCATGCCGGAAGAATTTCCTGATAAAAGGAAGTTGAAGCTGAGTTTGGATTAA